ACCTCCAGTTTACATCTCAGGCTGATCCTTAGCACAGAGACAGCCTACATCAatcaaaagaagcaaaaacaaaacaaaaaacagataacTCTGGGGAAAGAGGAAATGTGATTTTCAGTTACCACATTATCagtcaaatgtccagttttcaacaacaacaaaaaaattaagacataCAAAAAAATGGGAAGGAAAGTATGACATattcataggaaaaaaataaatgaacagaaattgtccttgaaaaagacctgatgggggccagccccgtggccgagtggttaagtttgtgcgctgcactgcggcggcccagtgtttcgtcagttcaaatcctgggcacagacatggcaccactcaccaagccatgctgaggcagcatcctgcatgccacaactagaaggacccacaactaagaaaatacaactatgtaccagggggctttggggagaaaaaggaaaaaaaaaaaaaataaaatctttaaaaaaaaaaaagaaagaaagaaaaagacctgATGCCAGATACAAGTAGacaaagagactttaaaacaactgttgtaaagatgttcaaaaaactgaaaaaagacatggagaaagttaagaaaacaatgtatgaacaaaacggaaaaatcaataaagaaatggaaaagctaaaaagaaattctagagctggaaagtacaataactgaaatgaaaaattcactagagggattcaaagacAGATTATAACAAGCagaagaatgaatcagtgaacttgaagataggacaatggaaattattgagtctagacacagacagaaaaaagattgaagaaaagtgaacagagcctaagggacctgTGGGATATCATCAAGAAGGTCAACATGTACATTGTGGGAGTCgcaggaggaggacagagaaagagagaatgggacagagaaaatatttgaagagataatggctgaaaatttccctaccttgatgaaagacttgaatataaACATGCAAGAAGGTCATCAAACTCTAAGATGTACCCAAAGAGATCAcattgagacacattataatcaaactttcaaagcacaaagaatcttgaaagcagtgagaAATGACTCATCACATAAAAGGAATTCTTAATAAGATTATCAGCACATTACTCATCAGAAACTTCAAGGTCAGAAAACAGTGGGCCaatatatttgaagtgctaagAGAAGAAATGTGCCAATGAAGAATCCTAAATCCtgaaaaactgtccttcagaagtgaaggagaaattaagacattcccagatagaCAAAAGCTGTTtattaccactagacctgccctgcaagaaatgctcaagggagCCCAGCAGGGTAAATGAAAGGACACTGGACAGTGACTTGAAgccatacaaagaaataaagatctcaataaaggtaaatacatgggcaaTTACAAAAGCTAGTTTTGTTGTAACAATGGTTAGtaattccactttttatttttctacatgaCTTATGAgactaatacattttaaaaacaataatgagTCTAAAATCTAGTATTATTataactttggtttgtaactccacattttaaagattttcttgtGGCCATTTTACATAATGTAGCCTGGGTAATTATATGCCAAAATGTGAGAACACAAATTTATCTTCTGCTGAATTCATTTTTTCCTCCTAAGCATTGAGTTCATGTCCAGAATACTACACAAATTGAGGTGTTTGGTTGGTGAAATTCCAGGTACACTGGAATAATAATGATcaattttaaactgtatttttgGTTACATTTTTTATAAGAGAATATAAAGCACAATTGGGGAAACTGGTATATTTATCACTTAACTATACTTCCAGGatgattgaaaaaaaatgagttaCCTCAAATTTATGGGCCACATACGGATATCTTACACAAAGcaatattttatccataacatgTTCCCCTTATTTAACAGCTCTAACATATTCCAGGTGAAATGGTGAATAGTGTTCAGCTTATCAGGGAAGAAAACAGTAGTAGAATGCTGATAGCAAACATTATCGACCTATGTACCAGGCACGGTGCAGAACACTCTATACACAATTATCTCACGTAATCCTCACAATATCCCTTGGaagcaggtactattattatcctaattttagAAGAAACTGAGGTAACGTGCCCAAGATTGCCTAACCAGTGAGCAGTGGAGCCaaaatttgaactcaggcagtctggaTTGAGAAACACTGCGTTATGCTGCCTCTTTATAGATTGCAGTTATAGTAACATAAAATTTCAAGGCCAGctccatttttaagtattttgcaCCACTTTCCTATGTATACACTCGAGGTTTTCATACCATGTGTTCTGATTTGCGGTTTTAGTAAATATGATCACTACGgatactaaggaaaaaagagccaGGAGACCTGATCTCATTCTCAACTGCCATTAGCTTGAGTAGTTTGAGACAAATCTCCGGGCCTTAGTTTCTTCACGTGAGAACACTAGATGATGTTCCTTGAGGTTTTTTCGActccaagagagaaaaataatcctTTAAAAGATGCCCACAATAACAACTCAATATTagggagagaaaaagatttaaaagtaaaagtgaATGAGCATTTGTGTATTTAATTTTggtgttttaaatctttttataaaaagaagtgTCTATAAACTTAGAAAATACCTAAATGCTCCTGAAAATGTCTATGAACTACCTTATCAAATAGTTTTATGtaagaaaattaaagtaaatcaaaataaatttccctaAATTGTTATGTACAtaacattcctttttttctttaatttttagaaagttgGGCATAAAACAATCCCTAAACCTGCTTCTTGGTATGGTATCAGAACAGAGCTATTGCTGAGAGTCTCATTTACAGAGAAATCATGGTTCGACTGACCTTGGATCTGATTGCCAAAAGCAACAATTTTAAACCCCGAAAAGAAACTACTTCACAATACCTGAAGAAAATAACTCATATAAATTTTTCAGACAAAAACATAGATGCAATTGTAAGAACTctgaaattatttcttatttttatatagttaaGAATGTGAAGTTTAGAAATGAGTGTCAGGGCATACCTTCTTACTAACTATATTTTGATTAGTCAGctttatattgtgttttcattttaatgtcctGCTTGTGTTGATAAACTTATTAAAAGGAAGtctctataaaatatacattgtgATTGTTGCACATATGTGTTAAATATGTATGTTCCCCTAAAATACTCTATAGGTAGCAAACTAGATTTGAAAacatatattgtaaaataatttcaaaagctaATTACTTATGTATAATTCCAGAACCTGGGAATATGAATTTTTTAACatgtcaaaatattaacaattaacTATGAGAGTACCATATTTCAAAACTTTAGCAGTGAAATCTTTTTTGCACATAATTTAACTGGTTATATAAGTGTAGGTTATACTCTGTCAATTATATCAGACAAGATTATGTTTATGTGGATATACTCTGAAACTCTTTTCTCTGTGCTAAGCTAATTTTTGGCTCTAATTTGGGAAACTTTAAAAGCAGCAATAACCCATTTAAGCCATCTGTATTAGTATCCATTGTCTACAATAAAATGCTAAAGACTAAGATGAGAGAAATTTTCTTGGAAACaaataagctccatgagggcagggatcatgTCTATTTTGTTTGCATCATTCTAAATCCCCCATCCAATACTGTGCCTGACTCAtattaagtgcttaataaatatttattgaatgaatgaatgaaaaaacaccAAAGCCCCAGGCAAAATTGTCAGTTAAGACAATCAGGTTTTTTTTGCAGAGACCCTACCTAGCTCTCATTCTATACCCCTTTCAGTTTCCTGGTGATCCTTCTCCCCATGAGTCCAactgccggaacctcctgtttcTACTTTGTTGCCCCAAGCTCTCTACCTCATCATACCACATACAGACTGCTTTGTCCAGAGAGCCTCCATTTAACGTTGTTTTGTCCCCTCACAATCAGTGCTCCTTCAGTGTGGATGACTTTTGTTAGGAGGAAAGCAAACTGGTTAAAGTAATTCATACTAAGATAAGAATAACTTGTAAACTTGAAGTCCCCAAAAtgtggttgttttttaaaatatcttgtttACTTAATGAAGGTCAAGATATTTTTGAGCAGAACTTCACTCTTTTACCTATACTTACTCTAGGCCCACTCTACCACTACACAGGAaatgacagttttttaaaaatacctttaattattttatctcaaaagtAATTGATGTTCATttgtataaaacacacacacaaaaaaagaaattgacttGTAATCCTACCATGCAGAGAAAACCACTATTAACATTTCAGTGATATCCTACCAGTCTTTTTTCTAGGCATGTATTCATATAATTTTACAATAGTGGGTCATATTGAAtgtactgttttcattttattatgagACCTACAAGATATTACTAAAGAAACTAAAGGATGTTTATAGGTATATGGTATTCCCTTCAATAGCATAATCATAGTTTCTTTATTAATCCACTGTTCTTGAAAACCTAGATGACTTCCAATTTTCAGTACTATTCTACAGAAACAGTAAGCCCTGATTTATAATATTGGAACAATAATTTGTTGAATGCTTTGACTTTCAAAGGAGCCTAATTGCTTCCAAGGAAAATTGCTTGCACTGGGAAAATCGTCCTtaacaaatacaattttattgATATAGTTACAGAATACTAAAACCTAGAACTAATTTTTTAATCATTCCAGTCTTGTTTTAACTGTGCTAAGAACAGAAAAATACTGTTCTTTTATATTAACCTTAGGGAAATTTGCAGAATGATTAAGTGAAAAACTTTCTTAAAACAAACTTCTAAGTTCTCAGGAGAAATTAAATATGAcctgtttttgctttctttttaggAAGACCTCTCTCTTTGCAAAAATCTCagtgttttatatttgtatgataaTCGTATTAGTCAAATCACTAACTTGAATTATGCCACAAATCTGACTCACCTGTACCTACAAAACAACTGTATTTCATGTATAGAGAACCTCAGGTCATTAAGGAAACTGGAAAAACTGTAAgcgcttttatttttaagtaatataaTTGTTTGTCATCATTACAGTAATATTTTTGCATGCACATATTTTTCCATTATCTGCCGTTTTGTGGAACAGCCctcaatttttattctcttttctctaaattgTTATTCTCTAAATTGTTCTCAATTCTCTAAATTGTTTCTAATGTAATACCTAACAATTTGATTTTATTAAGCCTGATATACTTTTCTTTTGCAGGAAGATGAGTTGTCTTAAGGGCTTATAGGGATACCTAAAATATCTTTTTGTAGGCTCAACTGATGAAAGAAGTTTCCATGGAACCCAAATGAGTTCTGTGCCTTTCAGAATCACACATCTCAAAAGAGCAAGGTCATAGAATTGATAATGTTGATGTAGATTTGATTGTAAAAAGACATTTACTGAGGCCAGCtgcctggtggtacagcggttaagttcgcatgctccacttcaacagtcccaggtttgctggttcgaatcccaggtgtggacctacccaccgcttgtcaggccatgctgtggcatgtgtcccacataaagtagaggaagatgggcacagatgttagctcagggctggtcttcctcagcaaaaagaggaggattggtggcagatgttaggtcagggctaatctccctcaaaaagaaagaaagaaagaaagaaatcctctcaaaaaataaaataaaattatgtttcatATTTTGCAGGTATCTGGGAGGCAATTACATTGCTGTCATAGAAGGTTTAGAAGGATTAGAAGGACTGAGAGAGCTTCATGTTGAGAGTCAGAGGCTTCCCCTTGGAGAAAAGCTTCTATTTGATCCAAGAACTCTTCATTCTCTGGCAGTAAGGCCACATTTGAGTATTCTAACAAATATAGTGATTAACAGTTATAATGGAACAGGAAAGTGGTGAAAGTATATTTGAAAACTGTACATACTCTGCATATTTACATTACCAGTTGAGAGTTTATGGGAGAGCTAAAACTAATTTTCCCTACATAATTTCTCAGAGACTCAGCagctataaagtggggataattatTATGCCTGCCTCAAGGGTAACTGGAAGGATCAAAAGAAGGATGTGAAAAGGTTTGTAAAGTATGAAGTTCTAATACAGATGTATTCATTCATAATTTGGACCTTGGTGATTACCATGactcaaagtttaaaattttaggaaaacgCCTAAGGAAAGAGGTGCACAATTATTTGGCAAATTTTAAACCACCTAGAGAATCATTACAATGATAAGTTGTTTTCTCGCTGGATTCTGACTTGATTGTAGAGTGCATTTACATAAGGCTCTGCCTCATCAGAAGCAGGTAGATCTGGGAGCACAGGATTTGATGCTCCAGTTGTCACCTGACAACTGGTCACATGGAAGTATCATAATGAACTGAGAAGCCAGAGGGTGCCACAGAGGCTTTTGCTAATCCTCAAAATGGGCTTTGTTAGGATACACTACTTTCAGTTCTGGGGTAAGGGGTATAACATGTTTGTTGTATTTACAAATTTCATTGGTTTTATTTTAGAGGGCCCAGAAACAGAGGGCAGTAGAAGGTTTTTGAACCAAATGTATAACAATTGAGGGGTAGTgctttaaattggaaaagaaagaagtgacCTGGTTTCTGTCCAACCCCCACCCCAGAATCACCTGTGTCTCAGCTCAACCTCAACTGATCCAAGAAGACTGACCCCACTGTGGGGAtagctatttttattacaaaatgcCACAGAAGATATTCTTGcttgtttaatttttacatacATTCAAGCAGATTCTGAAATTCTAAATATAAGGCATAATTTTTTTAGCTGTATTTCAAGTCTTAAAAAACACCAGGAAGTATCTTCTCTAGAGGTTAGCCGTGTGTGGATGCCTCAGTGGGTAGACTCCATCTTGGTAGAGATTCCTGGGCCTTAGATTTTAAGATGGTTTTGATTTAGTGTTGCTCTGTTGTATGTTTATGTCCTCATTAACAGCTGATGCTGAACTTGTTAAttactaattattatttttaagtgcctTCTGAACATATAGATTGTCAAGAGAAaactatatagagagagataaaaataaaaaccagataTTCTTTCATTCTCAATGTTTCCTATTtagaaaaacaaccagaaaaactATTTCTTCCTATGTAAATACAAATCTTAGTGCCATTTAACACAAAATGATAATTTGCTTAAACTGAAATAAGCATTTTTTCTACATTATGTTATCATTTGTTTATTGaggcatcttttttctttcttttctttcctgttttctttctttgcttgattctgggtttcttttttctACAAATTCCTCTTATATACTGAAAGAGGAAAATTGAACTTGTGAAAAAAATAGTAAGTTATATCACAATTATGATAATTCTAAAAGTTTCACCTGACATAGAAACAAAATCtccttggctttttattttcttgcctaatttattttatttttattgtttaagagCAAAACAGCCTGAactgataaattttaaatttttcacggATTAGGATTTCTGGTTCCTATATATAGTATTTAATTAGACTATTTACTAATggtaatttagttatttttcttacAGAAATCCCTCTCTACATTGAATATCAGCAATAATAATATTGATGACATCAGAGACTTAGAAATACTGGAGAATCTTAATCAGCTTATAGCAGTTAACAACCAAGTTCTGCATGTGAAGGTAGcataaagaaaaattgatttaaaaatatttacatgaaacTGTGATTGAAAAATACTTATTTCTCTAAATAGCTATAAAATGTATTACTTTAAAAACTGTTCTGGATTTGTTCTATAACTAGCTTATGAATCTCTActtcttaatgtatttatttgcataattCTGCCCTCTTACCTGGTTTTCTCTTTCATACCCCAACGCCTGCATCCCTTACCAACAGAAAAAAGTTTCTCTGAGAAGGAAGTATATGCTTTTTCCTCTCTACATTATTTTTCTATCAAATGGTTCCCTCTGGAGACTAGATTTCTTGTCCCTTAACTCTGATCTCCCAATGAAAGAGCTTCTAGTGACTAGACCCAAACTCTTTCCTGGCTACTCCTCCTTGGGGAAGCACCTGGATTTTGAACTTATTCTAATCTGCCATAGCTATATTCATGTCATGTTATGTCATATCAtgccatattcattcattcaagcatATATTGGACACCTACATATTTGTCAGGCACTGTAATACACTGTGTagcacagaggaaggaagaatacAGTCCTGGGGCTCAAAAAACCCATGGCCAACAAGTAACGAGACTACAGTGTGATTCTGTTTTCATAGGTATTTTGGTAGCACAAactcagcctggggctggggaaggcttcctggaaatAGTCACCCATGAGCTGAGCCATTGCCATGACCTCACAGTTTCTGGTTTGGCAGTGGGGTGGGCTGTAGTATAATTTGTCTACCTGGGACCATTGGAGGAAGAATGAGCTCCTTTGTCCCATAAACAGAGCTCTTGTTTTCAAAACTACTTCCAGACAGCTATCTGCTGACCTAAAAAAGTTACCCCTGGCCTTGTTTCCAAATTCAGATCTATTACCTGGCTCATCCCATAAGTACTGTAAGCAGTAGataatcatgaaaataaatattatatgtatTCTACTACCAATGAATTCCTCAAAATATCCAAAATGCCACTGAACAACCAGGATggatgtataaaataaaaagaccaatAAGAAAGCATGACTCAATTAGTTGTCTCAACTTAAAATGTGAAGGATATAACGAGATCATGGGATAAATTctgcattcaaaaatattttaaattttagagtaCTCCTCTAGATTTTTTCCATTGAGCATTTTGTATTCATAAGAATTACTTAGTTTTCCTATGATTTTGCAGGATCTGTATCAATACTGTCAAATGATTTTGTAATAGATGGGTAGTCTTACATCAGATATACTGTACATATGATCCTATTCAAAGTGACAGAGAGTAGAGTGTACGTCTTGATTAAGTAGAGAAGACCTGGAATGTGTTCCACATTCACTCCATGGGAAATGGGAACAGAGTGGCCAAGCACAGAAGCTCACCTTTCCTGTGGAGAGAATGATGGAGAATTCCAGTCTCCCAAATTGGTATCAATCTTAAGTGCAGGATAAGTACTTTACCTAAATGTTTTGCAAGCCCAGATTCTAAGCACGATAAATGTTCAGTAATAAGtgatgaatatatgaatatatcttGAAAGATCTAGTTGGTTATTAATTATCATAATTGCCACAATTCACTTCAGTTACTGtcagtactttttaaatgtttttaaatttttttattattttcggatgtacatcatatttcgaattctgtgtacattacatcatgttcaccacccaaaacctaattatagtccatcccctcacatgtgagcctaatcaccccttttgcccccctccttcccctatggtaaccaccaatccaatctccaatgctatgtgtttttttgtcgttgtttttatcttctacttatgattgagatcatacggtatctgactttctccctctgacttatttcactcagcataataccctctgtCAGTACTTTTAAGTCTTACTCTTTTATGCCTTTAACTCTGAACAGAAAAGAAGAGTTTGATCAGATAAAAATGCTAGCCTCCAAATGATCCCAAAGGAAGTTCTTTGGAATGACATTAAGACCAAGCTATTTTGCCCACAGTGATTATTCTTAGGCCATGTTAATAATGCATAACCAGGATAAATGTATAACCAAAATAAAGTCCTTCATTACTGCTTATTATTCAATCTAATGATTAGTGCCTAATTAAACCAAACCCTTATTTTTTAAGACTGAGTTCAATATCGCCTCCTGTGTAGCTTTTCCTGAACCTCGCATCAAGTTAatctcttcaaaaatatttattatattctgtgtgccaggcactgttcttggcCCTTTGGAGAAATACATTCTAGGCACAGGGGATACCATGATAAATAAGACAGACAGGTctctaccctcaaggagcttacgtTACAGTGAGACAAGGGAGGGAATagtcagaaaataaataagcagagaagattgtgaaaagtgctatgaaggaaTTAAGAAGGATGATGTAGTAGAAAAGGGGTCAGTGGATATTTTAGATAAGGTTATCAAGAAAGGCCTCTGAGGAAATGACCTTTATGCTGACCAGCCCAAGAGAAAACATCTCCCCATTCTGACATTTAAGGGTTCCAGAGGGAAAATGCCAGCAGCATGTCCAATTGCCCTACAGTGAAACCAATCAGTCAAGAAGCCTGTCTCTCACACAAAGAGCTCTCATTCACTTTCATGAATGAATAGGTAGCTCAAGATTATAGACATCTAAATGCAGCCTCTAAAgtccaagagagaaagaaacaaaaagaactctaaagaaacaaataagatggaagtagaaaaataaaaactaaaaaaaaaagcccactatAATTAACttcttaagagaaataaaaaaggattttatAACCTTGAAATaaaagattctcttttttttttaaaaggaacattAAGTGAATGAGAGcacttagaaatttaaaataggagaaattaaatattcaatataaagcttaaatgataaaattaggGAAGtctcccagaaagaaaaaaaagagaaagaatgaaaaataagcaagcaaaaaagaaacataGAGAATTAATTCAGGAGATCCAATATATGACTAATAAGAGTATAAGTatcagagaacaagaaaaagaagaggaaaataaaattatatttaaaaataatataatgggTCATGATGTATTAACCATGCATGACAAGAAGCATTctcccacaaaaaagaaaagaaaactaaacaaaatatgtgaaacaactTTTTCAGACATTGGACAGGACTGTGGTCcatcagagaaggaaaacaaacaagatgaGCCCTCTATTTATCCCAGCTTTCTGCCTGCAGGCACCTTCCAGGCCACAATGCAGGGAGGGGTACAGCAAACAAGAACCATGAAAATGTAAATCATAACTGGAGAAAAGTTAATCGAGAAAAAACATCCAGAAATGACATGGAGGATGGAGTTAGAAGAcagaacttttaaaaagctattacaAATATGCTCTGGAATTTAAAGAAAGCATGAacacaaacagaagaaaaatggaagatatGAAAAAAAGTCACTTCTGAAgctgaaaaatatctaaaatgaaaaactaactGGATGGAATTAAAAGTAGATTAGACACtatagaagaaaagatcagtgaacttaaagacaTAGCATGAGAACTATAGAAACTGaggtacaggggccggcccggtggtgcagtgcttaagttcgcatgctccgcttctcagtggcctggggttggccggtatggatcccaggcgcagacatggcaccacttggcacgccatgctatggtaggcatcccacatataaagtagaggaagatgggcacagatgttagctcagggccaggcttcctcagcaaaaagaggaggactggcagtagttagctcagggctaatcttcctcaaaaaaaaaaaaaaaaaggaaagaaactgaggtacagaaagaaaaaacactacaAAATAATGAGCAGAGCCTCAATGGCTTATGGGATACCACAAGCATTCAAAGACGTATGTAAAGGGAGTCCTAGGAGGAGTAGGAGCAATGCTAAGGACTGAACATTTgggtccctccaaaattcataggttgaagcctaatctccaatgtgatggtatttggaggtggggcctttgggagataattaggtcacCAGGGTGGatccctcatgaatgggattggagtccttataaggagagaaagagactaGAGCTCTCTCTCTTAGCCATGGAAGGATACCATGAGAAGACAGGCATTTGCAAACCAGGGAGAGTGCTCTCACCAGATCATGGTATCTGTccgcactttgatcttggacttcccagcttccagaactgtgagaaataaatgtttgttgtttaaccACCCAGACTCTGATATTCTGTGATAACAGCCCGAACTAAGAcaggggaagaaaatatttttgaagaaatagtggccTCAaggtacccagagtagtcaaaacattcttgaaaaggaacaaagttggaggactcacactttcctacttcaaaacttaccacaaatcTACCGTAACCAAGACAGTGTGGCACTGTCATAAGTATAatcatacagatcaatggaatgagactgggaatccagaaataaaccttca
Above is a genomic segment from Equus asinus isolate D_3611 breed Donkey chromosome 12, EquAss-T2T_v2, whole genome shotgun sequence containing:
- the PPP1R42 gene encoding protein phosphatase 1 regulatory subunit 42 isoform X2, producing the protein MVRLTLDLIAKSNNFKPRKETTSQYLKKITHINFSDKNIDAIEDLSLCKNLSVLYLYDNRISQITNLNYATNLTHLYLQNNCISCIENLRSLRKLEKLYLGGNYIAVIEGLEGLEGLRELHVESQRLPLGEKLLFDPRTLHSLAKSLSTLNISNNNIDDIRDLEILENLNQLIAVNNQVLHVKDLEFLLNKLIKLWKMDLNGNPVCLRPKYRDRLILVSKSLEFLDGKEIKNMERQFLMNWKASKDARKISKKRNSKNEEDSLSEGI
- the PPP1R42 gene encoding protein phosphatase 1 regulatory subunit 42 isoform X1, with product MVRLTLDLIAKSNNFKPRKETTSQYLKKITHINFSDKNIDAIEDLSLCKNLSVLYLYDNRISQITNLNYATNLTHLYLQNNCISCIENLRSLRKLEKLYLGGNYIAVIEGLEGLEGLRELHVESQRLPLGEKLLFDPRTLHSLAKSLSTLNISNNNIDDIRDLEILENLNQLIAVNNQVLHVKDLEFLLNKLIKLWKMDLNGNPVCLRPKYRDRLILVSKSLEFLDGKEIKNMERQFLMNWKASKDARKISKKRNSKNEEASNSYTSKQAVLH
- the PPP1R42 gene encoding protein phosphatase 1 regulatory subunit 42 isoform X3, with the protein product MVRLTLDLIAKSNNFKPRKETTSQYLKKITHINFSDKNIDAIEDLSLCKNLSVLYLYDNRISQITNLNYATNLTHLYLQNNCISCIENLRSLRKLEKLYLGGNYIAVIEGLEGLEGLRELHVESQRLPLGEKLLFDPRTLHSLADLEFLLNKLIKLWKMDLNGNPVCLRPKYRDRLILVSKSLEFLDGKEIKNMERQFLMNWKASKDARKISKKRNSKNEEASNSYTSKQAVLH
- the PPP1R42 gene encoding protein phosphatase 1 regulatory subunit 42 isoform X4 yields the protein MVRLTLDLIAKSNNFKPRKETTSQYLKKITHINFSDKNIDAIEDLSLCKNLSVLYLYDNRISQITNLNYATNLTHLYLQNNCISCIENLRSLRKLEKLYLGGNYIAVIEGLEGLEGLRELHVESQRLPLGEKLLFDPRTLHSLAKSLSTLNISNNNIDDIRDLEILENLNQLIAVNNQVLHVKDLEFLLNKLIKLWKMDLNGNPVCLRPKYRDRLILVSKSLEFLDGKEIKNMERQFLMNWKASKDARKISKKRNSKNEEASNSYTSNFETMHHIVPVYYPQTNMTKPVFFSAIQRYLANGNPSPESSQEDNPKITDEMG